Below is a genomic region from Populus trichocarpa isolate Nisqually-1 chromosome 15, P.trichocarpa_v4.1, whole genome shotgun sequence.
GTGTATATAATCACTTGACAAGTTTGACTAAACTATGgacaaagagaagaagaggTTAGGACCACCttctttaattaatgattttctgTCTTAATACATGTTTTGTATGACATTAAACTTGCAGCCATGTGTACACCGATTgcccaaaaacccaaaataataaatctttgaCTTAAGTTGGTCCATGATGCTGATAGGAATCTTAAATCATTTCCCTTGAACTTCTGCCAAATGATCATTAAAATGGCTTTGCtttaccataattttaaaaaatctatcatGAATATACCTGTCATATAATCACTTGGGGtgcttttgttttgaaaacaaatattattgaaaaacatttttattaaaaaaaaaaatttcttgtttaaatttgttctggaagataattttttttttttaaaaaaaaaagagattaaagtTCTAGGATCTAGGTAATAGAGGAAAAGATGGTTTAAATGGTCATGATGGTTGTGTCGATGACCGCAGTAAAATGGTGGTTGTTGCGGTGGTGTTATAGTCTATAATGTTGAAGTCTGTAGATAGTCTCCCTAATCACTTACGGAAGGACCTGATCTATAACGTGTAGAAAACTTACCTGGTGACTTCAAGGAAAAATAAGGTAATCTCAACGCTGACCTTTAAGATAAAATAGAGAATTCATTAATGGATGACGTTGGTTGTAAGACAGGCACAGACGCCAGTAAATTATGGTTCTGATCAAGGTACTGTTGgactacacacacacacacactcggACAAGTACATCAATGAAATTGAAGACTTCTTAATAACGTAGTACATACAAAGATGCATTTTGCCAAATCCCAGGaagaatatgattttattaggGGGTTTTATGTACAACCAGATGCGTTTTCACATTGATCAACCATGGTTACTATCCGGAGAAGCATAATATACATACATGGTTTAAATATTGCAGCACTCTTCTCTTACTGAAAAGCGTTCGATCAATTCAACTTCAGGCATCGACGGATACACTCACGGCATTTAGCTCAACGTGCTGCTTCCCCTCACTCTGAGGATGCACGGTTACAGTAGCACAAGCCTCTGCGGGTGAAGATTGATAATCTCCTGCCTGAGAAATGCAAATTGAACTCACGAAAGGTTTTCTATTAACCATATTATCATGGTCATCTTGTTCTTCTGAAATGATTTCCCACTCCTCTTTAAGTGAAGTAAATTGTAATCCACTCTCTTTGTGCCTTTCCATTTCGAATGCAGTGGGTAGAATGACGTAATCATTTATTGGATTGTAGAAAGGATCAGAATCTGCCTTCAGCCAATGCTTTACAATCCTGAATAAATGATGGTCGCTGAGAATTCCACGGTGCTCACCAGGCACTCCAACCCTTGCTTCTGCATTGAGACCATCAGCCTGGAAGAAAgtaaaaatgaggaaaaatacATAAGTTTAGAAAGAAGCATATTTCAAAATGCAAGCATCTTGTCCTTCAACAGCTTACATGAGCTAAAGCAGTGGCCAGTGAATAAAAGCTTATTCCTAGCGTGGTTACTTTTGTGAATTAGTAAATCAGAGAGTTAGTGAAAAGCAAGTCACAAACCTTGGCTGATTCAGCAGGAACTGTACCATCACCGTCAACACAAATGTATTTAGGCTGAAAACATATGAACAAAAATCAGCTTTTCTGACCAATTCAACAATCACAACAAAGTGTTCATACAAATGCACAATTTACTAAAAGAACTATCTGTTTGCTCTGATATCAACCAGAGATAGGAGCAAGTCAGAGAAATATCTGATCAGCTGATCCACAAAGTCCCAATGATCAGACATTTCTCTAACCTTAGGGCATTATGCGAGTATGCATACAAGAATTGTGTAGCACAactctttaataaaaaagaattaaaatacaaGAGAAGACAAACACAAGTATTCCATGTCTACTGCACAAGTTACCCATATAAGAAATGACATCATCAGAATAAGAGAGTATGAGATAATGACCTCACAAAATTGCAATTCTGGTAGATCAGCGACAGGTACCTCTGCACTTCCATAGCTGCAGAACAGTACTTTGTGTAAGAGGCAatatacacaaataaaattgcaagaaatgttAAGACATCATCAGATAACGCAGAGCTAAGATGTTTAGAGAGTATGCTAGTGAGACAGGGGGTTTAGAATTTAGGGTTGCAGAATGaagtttagggtttttcttatttgcatgttttttggctttttgACAGTTCAAAAGTTTTGGAAGTGGGTGGGGTGCATTGTGAAAGAAAGCTCCTTTTCAAGAGGGACAGGTGTGACAAAGGATCTCGTTAATCCTTGGCCGAGATTAAGGGATTAATTGAGTCCGAAAAGATTTAGTTATGACAATGATATGGTGGCTGAATCTCATGGAGTTTTACTGGAATTCACATCagaaagcaggaaaaaaaacgATGCTTTCCTGTTAGACCTAAATAATGGTAAAAAATGGTGTAGCAAGATATACAAACTCTCGCTATTCCAACAAAAGAACCTGGACTCCaagtaaacaaaaaattcatactTAGACTACAAAACCTAAAACACTAAAACAGACAATTACATCAAAGGCTAGACCCCATGGGCTGTTAGTCAACTCAATTCAGCACTACTGCCAATTATAGGATATTCGAACTGACTTTCAACATCACATATCAAATCAAACCAGTAGCCTTCAGCATTCACTGTGAAAAAAGCTATTCCTTTTCTCAAAATAGCCCTTGAGTTTgacatgtaataaaaaaatatcaaaaccttTAAGGTATGGAAACCTTAAAATAAGACTTCATATTGACAAGAAAAGAACTTGACGCCAGTGGCCAGCCTGCAACATATAGATGAAACCATAAATATTCCTTTGATGTTTAGTTCAACTTTTGTTGTTGCTTTTGTTGTTTGCAATCTTATGCGACTAGCTTGCATTCAGTTATAAAGTGCAAAGCTTTATCTAAAGACCTCATTAGAAGCATTACCAAACAGTGTGAGGCGTTTCCAGACTGATCCcgtaaatattgtagaatttaACTCCAGGAGGAACTTTAGCATGAGACAAAACCTTCTGTGTTTCATCAGCCCATTTCAAGATATCTAAGTTAAAAGGTAATGGAATATCCTCTCCATCATAATTGACCTGGAATGAGAAAATACAGAGATTACCATCCAAACAAAATGATACATGGAGAAAGATcactaaaataatcaaaacatgaTAGTAAAAGGGCACACTATGCAcatcgttttctttttaatttaaagcgtgaaaagttacaaaaaagaagaggataAATCAGATttgcaacatcatttttttagcctaatcaattatttaatctgaaaagtaaaatatatgagagagaaatgaaaCAACTAATCATGATGAAAAACATTGGAATGCACTCTAATCAAAAGATGATAAACTTCACCAATCTGCATTTACATAATACATGTTCTAAGCTCACCGTGTTACTTGAAAGAGCATCTTTGAAAATTTGGATGCTCTCTTCAGGGGAATATGACTCTAGGATTATCTGAGAATTTTCATCGCTATCTTGCTTCTCTCTCCAGATTTCCAAAACAGGAAGATGTTGCCAATGAAAATGTGGACAAGCCATCAATTCATATATTGATGGACATTCAATAAGCTGAAAAATCGTTGCACATAGAATCAGTATACGATACTCAGAAAAGCCATTCTAAAAGAATTGAGTTTGAAAACCATTCATAATTCTCATAATTCGAGAAACACAAAATGGATCAATAAAAAAGGGAAGCTAATAGATATGTATTAAATGCCAAAGTACATGGGCTCCTACCAGCTGGTGCATGCtccattttgatataaaaaagttCTGCTCCCACCCTTCAACAAAGGACATTCCATTTAGAAAGGTAGATGTAACGTACCCAGGTGCACCTGTTGGACAAATAACACATATAGCTTTCATTTGAACACTGTTCCAAAATCATATCAGGATAACCTTCCTTGGAATAGCTGAAATAGCAGAAACAGAAACTAAAAGCACAAAGCTGACTGAACAAACAactataataaaatttgaattccaAAGTTTGATTAAATGTGTAAATTGGAAAAGTTATATTACCCTAACAGAATTAGAAGTTCTGCTTTGTAACATGTAAATATACACTTGGCAACTGGTCTGTATATAAACGCAAATCTAAACTGCCAGATATAAgccaaaatattttctatactTTCCTTTTTCATATGGAACAAAGAAATGACTCCTGTTTCAGGGTATATCAGTTATTCCAATTGtaagaataattattaatgGAAGTAGTTATGGAATTTTTAGTATGctaataaaattagaagttcTATTTTGGTAAATGTAATTATATCACTGAAAAACTTGATAATTGGTTCATATTCAACTGCAATCataaattgtcaaaaaataagctgcattttttctaatattgtcTTTGTCCATACACAACAACGAAATCTAAATAAGGTAAAGTCACATGCTTCCCACAATTCATCAGCATCTAAGCTAATTACAGTTTCTTATGTGTGTAGACTTTTACATAGCACTAGAAGATGCAGACCATGGGAGGTACAAAGGCCAACTGGTTTCAATTACACACATATAATAGAATCACTTACCCCGGAATGGGGCAGCAATGGCAATCCAATTCTTCACATATTTCTCAAATATCTGccaaaaaaaaggtataaaattTGAGGTTTTTCATCAAAGAAATACTAAAGAAGCATCAGATAGCAACTTAATCATCCAAATATAAGGAAAATAAGAACAGAACATTGCTCCAAGAGACGATGTGGGAAATTTACATCACTGTGCAGGGACATGAAGCATTTAACTAGCAGACCCCCCATTGAATGACTTATGATGTTTATCTTTTTCCCTCCTGATGCTTGATACACTGACTCTAACTTTTTAGCAAGGCGCTCTAATGTCTCTGGCAACCTAGAAATTAAGCAAAGCACGAGTGCCCTAAATCATGAAgagtaaaaggaaaagaaatgctcCATACATTGTAAAGCCaactccatttaaaaaaaaaaacgatttggGGCTAAGAACTTGGTAATTATAGCAGTATTGGAGATAGCTGGTTGGTTTAATACATACCTGTTGCTTTGCCGAAAATCATACCCAAACCCGAAAAGAGTTTTTCCCTCTTGAAAACCCCACTTGATCATTTCAACAATCATATCATGGAAATAATAAACACAGTCACGTCCTATTATCTGcatgaaacaaaataatgtgTATGAAACTTCCATGCAAATTTAATTGAGAACTAAAAGCCAACCTTTATAGCaatatattcaattttgataaCATCTGATTATCACTCTTTTCCACAATAAAACTAATATCTGAAGAAATTTGAGACCAAGTTGCATACCAACCCGCATCAGCCATGAATTTGACGTTTTACAATATAATGGAAAATAGAAAAAGCTTCTTATACATGAGAGACATTAGAGATGAACTAGATTAAAGGTGAATTTTGAGATATCAAGTAACTTGAACGTTGTAGCATATACTTAAGAATTGTTTAAAATGAACAAAACTATAATGAAGTTCTAGTTGAACaaagcttgtaaattaaatcaGAAAACATCCAATATAATGCATTTGAATTTTCCAGTAAAATGGACTCTTCTTTCTGTAAAGTTGTTCTCCAAAACATCTCCTATCTCAAGAGCATTAACAAGTCCTTTAATTGTGAGCTTATGTTTCAATTATTCAAATTAGAGCTGACTTTCTCTGTTGCAATTGTTATTGAATAAAGTAGAACTTCCTATTATAAAGCAAATATAACGGAATCATAGCTCCCCCCAACCCACCTAGTTAAAAGTGGAAAATTTTACTCCATAGCAAGGTTTTGAATCTAAATACCATGTAAGATAAGCATAAAAGATACGAAGATGAAGAACATACCATGTCAGGATCCAACACATCAATAGCATGCAATCCATATCTATCTTCTGGAACCACAATATTTCTCTTTGGATCTAAAGTCACAGACCTTCCTGTTTCCCATAAACACATTAATTTAACAGCATAAGTAAAAGGCAAACTATTATTCAGCATCACAATTTCTCATCATacaatttctatttaattttttttttaatgcttccTGATTCTCAAAAGtatcataaaattaacaaattttagAAATTCTCAAACTTTACCCCCATTTTCTAACTACACTAAACTTTGCCCAAAATCTAAGCACCA
It encodes:
- the LOC18105958 gene encoding lecithin-cholesterol acyltransferase-like 4, whose amino-acid sequence is MAMLLEDIVRSVELWLRLIKKPQPYVDPNLDPVLLVPGIAGSILKAVDKENGDKEERVWIRILAADYTCRTKLWSRFDPQTGRSVTLDPKRNIVVPEDRYGLHAIDVLDPDMIIGRDCVYYFHDMIVEMIKWGFQEGKTLFGFGYDFRQSNRLPETLERLAKKLESVYQASGGKKINIISHSMGGLLVKCFMSLHSDIFEKYVKNWIAIAAPFRGAPGYVTSTFLNGMSFVEGWEQNFFISKWSMHQLLIECPSIYELMACPHFHWQHLPVLEIWREKQDSDENSQIILESYSPEESIQIFKDALSSNTVNYDGEDIPLPFNLDILKWADETQKVLSHAKVPPGVKFYNIYGISLETPHTVCYGSAEVPVADLPELQFCEPKYICVDGDGTVPAESAKADGLNAEARVGVPGEHRGILSDHHLFRIVKHWLKADSDPFYNPINDYVILPTAFEMERHKESGLQFTSLKEEWEIISEEQDDHDNMVNRKPFVSSICISQAGDYQSSPAEACATVTVHPQSEGKQHVELNAVSVSVDA